The Drechmeria coniospora strain ARSEF 6962 chromosome 02, whole genome shotgun sequence genome has a segment encoding these proteins:
- a CDS encoding putative ribosomal protein S13.e, which translates to MGRLHSKGKGISASALPYSRAAPAWLKTTPEQVVEQIAKLARKGATPSQIGVILRDSHGIAQVKIVTGNRILRILKSAGLAPELPEDLYMLIKKAVAVRKHLERNRKDKDSKFRLILIESRIHRLARYYKTVGVLPPTWKYESATASTIVA; encoded by the exons ATGGGCAGACTTCACAGCAAAGGAAAGGGCATTTCCGCCTCCGCGCTTCCCTACTCGCGCGCTGCGCCCGCGTGGCTGAAGACGACCCCCGAGCAGGTCGTTGAGCAGATCGCCAAGCTTGCCCGAAAGGGCGCCACCCCTTCGCAGATTGGTGTTATCCTGCGAGACTCGCACGGTATTGCTCAGGTCAAGATCGTCACCG GCAACCGAATCCTGCGAATCCTGAAGTCGGCTG GCCTTGCCCCCGAGCTCCCTGAGGACCTCTACATGTTGATCAAGAAG GCCGTTGCCGTCCGCAAGCACCTTGAGCGCAAccgcaaggacaaggactCCAAGTTCCGTCTCATTCTCATCGAGTCGCGAATCCACCGTCTTGCCCGCTACTACAAGACCGTCGGTGTCCTGCCCCCCACCTGGAAGTACGAGTCCGCCACCGCCAGCACCATTGTCGCATAA